A single Acropora palmata chromosome 5, jaAcrPala1.3, whole genome shotgun sequence DNA region contains:
- the LOC141880866 gene encoding uncharacterized protein LOC141880866 isoform X2 — MDTRSASPEIDVVGDGHTRRLLQRRESSIVSSGNSTNMRAANKNGANLRLAANTNFEAKKNTETVKLRVRPMGIIKVKKEADADDNVDGSFSISSLLNECDFETSENNIGRSKSPTLSGVGTPSCTSTATSRATGSTLGRPRQRLENVISSLKSAKARNDSSISVSPVSIATKGTSSLTQTLPKTSISVGGSGPQIVDVRSLASGVQSPGSKASVPATLQQSVVSSRSTSVAPTATATSGPKPLNIRFVLPANVPFNTDQFQRVLQAALASLSNQSVAVEPDQLQRAIQMALTCVTKSTVAFNPEQLKHAIQNTLALGVVPVSSSQAPQTSICPPATVAHLKSVKRQPQAIAPKPHIPPVQWREMPVNSLNTGSSMPVSGSLNQSLPHSPALASSPVATTTETKALDSAPIIAVDGRNNNHSSSVGSTASDLMPVKDQLGKALQPNCALDVPGLSNSTPTNVPSQRNPSPVQGPAEDNFDSLEHEPVSTSPQPAHSFHAGTAVSSKAPVCSNSSSTSAVVTSSESPVAKKVSLIIFGQDSKSQTGHLQNTQASGSRLSASVPQLSVSTVAKVESVSPAGKYTPLVIPSTLQAKELNKSTFTAGPQMYVSRQPVQSQLIPTDASNINLQISVPSLQAKSSPVIFSNSKGTSAPQNHLPPSGCGCCSKCKSDPESNFQYTCPYKGCGFECKREKGLERHYNLYPNHKPRLAVEKASHSVDSLLPEDLSEANRSARLRELFKRLKPEEFKEFVLPRLAKTVSLFQLLEAKSMRSHTVPGVPDVSAFKMFSEFERFRKEVEKKLLELILLPQGKGRGKNTKTSEEREAGGNTGSSVDFTKEKMADISPVLIKDKETEHIAENKEKVSASSSATSEISVGSSTEKEALTNVCSEETTQVSSEQPPKGVKQPGSWLPSPVEEKGGKSCAMTKASEGEPINDSTASSSCEPVVKDSAPLSMKTRVSQKEGTSEAVPGTAVDSSADVKVVDLDERETNSNEKKEEASLNEKVVIDDDSVELMDVSANETSSTVVSKDEGLLTNSGGQPSEVIKEGKGDAKKSMSKTEIQRSPKVNEQQPTSNVKENKGGQSSSDAGFKESSPEELEKEESVGIDEDKVVKKSHSFNEDLMKETKHVDMEGDNGDMKTEEGRRPKEKIPEQLECSIKRNKEEEQSVRSDDERSFQDKSKNQPESIDMKDGKRDGKSSTDADATMPSGTQLTVCVDENKGEFDLGKEENKDSKTIKVAEEIVVNRNESGPQTDSSDDKAGDVAEKVVSEAKSGTNDIEQDAMNAMNAMPLGQDGEAQDENSIGNEGEHCEAMDSDESDMIVANKETQTDISDLKQKLSKLLSEITIEDEEDMDESSLLNFGLPFALKWGKIVKSVRHLEYKRIARKDNYSEQEMKHFIYGKPKEAANAVISADCFAHPSFFRAYVMPALLDKHIDDFGLFGKKLLSRLKLTRATYVDILRTSIGPEFAKIMGINIFPTYKRIIDTYQAVKMMTPEVKVKRNLVLEVLPRDEGEAIDEEDGSSSLASSGSSKISNSSACRGQNSAESPTLRTVTNCTQDATSKGNEQLKRSGQDNSSDFNKKARLDDTAIDVQKDSTEANQTVTTRASGGVSPSNARGSRNWQKADQGRGSSRRDAANDESKESSSPASQSKSTASSARANSKAPITANSTSLIPRKATILTSGGKAGASSLLFSCGKSSPLYLVPVEKLPPKLLEQFINQGKGDGVKTRSTSSPKKGNQAKLSSQVLVLIPSSRGNETPTIQTLSSEEQLKIDGGKKPMLLLPADKVPKSLATLAPSARRKMMITMGTPSSNSATVSAHVNKATTSSSSFGDQKSDVSSVTQASRGPIMSVKENNCTSEGKDSSIASSSTRSKSLVKHSSPLNTPLEVRKLETSKAESRPKTTGADKTISTDINETGVESTGNSASSSESMASSPSDARESTAQSEQTRESSSNADNFSSRDNSRELEFLPSLLPSDVALDTLLKGITGGAPTSVSNDMMPIDVSEIIHSLEDLPNERASSSETADLSRDTVTIASESACGDSVIATASETPQSAGADGDSSSRSRRQSPRKLPSSSVPTPATSLTEDIPQTSSGGLDEEDGSPPRKRRRAPARAAAESSPFVRDKGSPGKWPQGSLSNVKARKQ, encoded by the exons ATGGATACGCGTTCAGCCTCGCCAGAGATCGATGTTGTTGGCGATGGACATACTCGCCGACTTCTTCAAAGAAGGGAAAGTTCGATCGTATCTTCAGGGAATTCGACAAATATGCGTGCAGCGAATAAAAATGGCGCGAACCTTCGTCTCGCGGCGAATACAAACTTTGAAGCGAAGAAAAACACCGAGACCGTTAAGCTGCGAGTCCGGCCCATGGGAATCATCAAAGTAAAGAAGGAAGCTGATGCAGACGATAATGTTGATGGCTCATTCTCTATCAGTTCCTTGCTTAATGAATGCGATTTCGAGACATCGGAAAATAACATCGGGAGGTCAAAATCGCCAACATTGTCAGGTGTAGGGACGCCTTCATGTACGTCTACGGCTACCTCAAGAGCCACAGGATCCACTCTTGGTCGACCAAGGCAGAGATTAGAAAATGTGATCAGCTCTTTGAAATCTGCAAAAGCCAGGAATGATAGTAGCATATCTGTGTCTCCAGTTTCTATTGCCACTAAGGGAACCAGTTCTCTGACCCAAACATTACCAAAAACCAGTATTTCAGTCGGTGGAAGTGGGCCACAGATTGTCGATGTTCGCTCCTTGGCATCAGGAGTGCAATCACCAGGCAGTAAAGCATCTGTCCCAGCAACATTGCAACAGTCAGTTGTTTCCAGCCGCTCCACAAGTGTGGCACCAACAGCTACAGCTACCTCTGGCCCAAAGCCGTTAAATATTCGCTTTGTTTTACCTGCTAATGTTCCGTTTAACACAGACCAGTTTCAAAGAGTGCTTCAGGCTGCTTTGGCATCATTAAGCAACCAGTCTGTAGCTGTAGAACCAGATCAACTTCAGAGGGCAATCCAAATGGCGTTAACTTGTGTTACGAAATCAACAGTTGCTTTTAATCCTGAGCAACTTAAGCATGCCATCCAGAATACTTTGGCTTTAGGAGTTGTGCCTGTGTCGAGTTCTCAAGCACCACAAACATCTATATGTCCACCAGCAACTGTAGCACATTTGAAGAGTGTGAAAAGACAACCTCAGGCCATAGCACCAAAGCCACACATACCACCAGTCCAGTGGAGAGAAATGCCAGTTAATTCTCTCAACACGGGGAGCTCTATGCCCGTATCAGGCAGCCTGAATCAAAGTCTTCCTCACTCACCAGCTTTAGCCAGTTCCCCTGTGGCTACAACGACAGAAACAAAGGCATTAGATAGTGCACCAATAATTGCTGTGGATGGCAGAAACAATAATCACTCTTCCTCTGTTGGCAGTACTGCATCTGATTTGATGCCAGTGAAAGATCAGTTAGGCAAGGCTCTCCAACCAAATTGTGCTCTTGATGTTCCAGGTCTGTCAAATTCAACACCAACGAACGTTCCATCCCAAAGAAACCCAAGTCCAGTCCAAGGTCCAGCTGAGGACAATTTTGATTCCCTTGAACATGAACCAGTTTCCACTTCACCTCAACCAGCACATAGTTTTCATGCAGGGACTGCAGTCTCAAGTAAAGCCCCAGTGTGCTCAAACTCCAGTTCAACATCTGCTGTTGTTACTTCGTCAGAATCTCCCGTTGCAAAAAAGGTTTCTTTGATAATTTTTGGACAAGACTCAAAGTCCCAAACAG gACATCTTCAAAATACACAAGCAAGTGGAAGCAGGCTTTCTGCATCAGTCCCACAGTTGAGTGTTTCAACAGTTGCAAAAGTAGAAAGCGTCTCTCCAGCTGGAAAATATACTCCTTTAGTTATCCCGTCCACTCTTCAGGCTAAAGAACTGAATAAATCAACTTTCACGGCAGGACCTCAGATGTATGTGTCAAGACAGCCAGTGCAGTCACAGTTGATTCCTACCGATGCATCAAATATAAACTTACAGATCTCAGTACCAAGCCTCCAAGCAAAGAGTTCGCCTGTGATTTTTTCCAATAGCAAAGGAACTTCAGCTCCTCAAAATCATTTGCCCCCTTCTGGGTGTGGTTGCTGTTCCAAGTGCAAAAGTGATCCAGAATCCAATTTTCAGTATACATGTCCTTATAAAGGATGTGGCTTTGAGTGCAAGAGAGAAAAAGGACTTGAAAGGCACTACAATCTCTACCCTAATCATAAGCCTCGACTTGCCGTTGAGAAGGCATCACATTCAGTGGACTCTCTTTTACCAGAAGATCTCTCGGAGGCAAATCGTAGTGCTCGTTTACGTGAACTTTTCAAACGTCTGAAACCTGAAGAGTTTAAAGAATTTGTTTTGCCTCGTCTGGCGAAAACTGTATCTCTTTTTCAGTTGCTGGAGGCAAAATCAATGCGATCTCATACAGTCCCTGGAGTCCCTGATGTTTCTGCCTTCAAAATGTTTAGTGAGTTTGAACGGTTCAGGAAAGAGGTAGAGAAAAAGCTATTGGAATTGATACTGTTGCCTCAAGGGAAAGGAAGAGGCAAAAATACCAAAACCAGTGAAGAGAGGGAGGCAGGAGGTAACACTGGTAGTTCAGTAGATTTCACTAAGGAGAAGATGGCTGATATATCCCCTGTATTAATCAAAGACAAAGAAACTGAGCACATTGCtgagaacaaagaaaaggttTCTGCTTCATCTTCTGCCACTTCTGAGATATCTGTGGGCTCATCTACTGAGAAGGAAGCACTGACAAATGTGTGTTCAGAGGAAACTACACAGGTTTCTTCTGAGCAACCTCCAAAGGGAGTGAAGCAACCTGGATCCTGGTTGCCATCACCTGTGGAAGAAAAGGGAGGAAAGTCTTGTGCAATGACTAAGGCTTCTGAGGGTGAGCCTATCAATGATTCAACTGCAAGCAGTTCTTGTGAGCCTGTTGTTAAGGATTCTGCACCACTGTCAATGAAAACTAGGGTCTCACAGAAGGAAGGTACAAGTGAGGCAGTACCTGGAACAGCAGTGGATTCATCTGCTGATGTAAAGGTGGTGGATCTAGATGAGAGAGagacaaattcaaatgaaaaaaaagaggaagcttctttgaatgaaaaggtTGTTATTGATGATGATAGTGTGGAGCTAATGGATGTATCAGCAAATGAGACATCCAGTACAGTTGTAAGTAAAGATGAAGGATTGCTAACAAATTCTGGAGGTCAACCAAGTGAGGTAATCAAAGAAGGCAAAGGAGATGCAAAGAAATCTATGTCAAAGACTGAAATACAAAGGTCCCCAAAAGTAAATGAACAGCAACCCACTTCAAatgttaaagaaaacaaaggaggTCAATCATCTTCAGATGCTGGTTTTAAGGAAAGTTCACCTGAGGAGttagaaaaggaagaaagtgTTGGCATTGATGAAGACAAAGTAGTCAAGAAATCACATTCATTTAATGAGGACCttatgaaagaaacaaaacatgttgACATGGAAGGAGACAATGGAGATATGAAAACGGAGGAGGGAAGAAGGCCAAAGGAGAAGATTCCTGAACAATTGGAATGTAGCATTAAACGAAACAAAGAAGAGGAACAATCTGTGAGGTCTGATGATGAAAGGAGTTTTCAGGACAAAAGTAAAAATCAACCAGAAAGTATTGACATGAAAGACGGCAAAAGAGATGGCAAATCTTCAACAGATGCTGATGCGACCATGCCAAGTGGAACACAGTTGACAGTTTGTGTTGATGAAAATAAAGGAGAGTTTGATTTGGGGAAAGAAGAGAATAAAGACTCCAAGACTATCAAGGTTGcagaagaaattgttgtgaaTAGGAATGAAAGTGGTCCACAGACAGACAGTAGTGATGACAAAGCTGGAGATGTTGCAGAGAAAGTGGTCAGTGAGGCCAAGAGTGGTACTAATGACATTGAGCAAGATGCCATGAATGCCATGAATGCCATGCCGCTAGGTCAAGATGGAGAAGCACAAGATGAGAATAGCATAGGAAATGAAGGTGAGCATTGTGAAGCAATGGACTCTGATGAAAGTGATATGATAGTGGCTAATAAGGAGACCCAAACAGACATATCtgatttgaaacaaaagctCTCCAAGTTGTTGTCAGAGATCACTATTGAGGATGAAGAAGACATGGATGAGAGCAGCCTTTTGAATTTTGGTCTCCCATTTGCACTCAAATGGGGAAAGATTGTTAAGAGTGTGCGGCACCTTGAGTACAAGAGAATTGCCCGTAAAGATAATTACTCGGAGCAAGAAATGAAGCATTTCATTTATGGCAAGCCAAAGGAGGCAGCTAATGCAGTTATCTCGGCAGACTGTTTCGCTCACCCAAGCTTTTTCCGAGCGTATGTGATGCCAGCCTTGCTGGACAAACACATTGATGACTTTGGACTGTTTGGTAAGAAATTGTTGAGTAGACTCAAGTTGACCAGGGCAACATATGTGGACATTCTTAGAACAAGCATTGGCCCCGAATTTGCTAAAATCATGGGCATAAACATTTTTCCAACttataaaagaataattgatACCTACCAAGCTGTCAAAATGATGACTCCTGAGGTCAAAGTGAAAAGGAACTTAGTTTTAGAAGTTTTGCCCCGAGATGAAGGGGAAGCCATTGATGAGGAGGATGGCTCTTCATCTTTGGCTTCATCTGGTAGTAGCAAAATATCAAATTCTTCAGCATGCAGAGGACAGAATTCTGCCGAGAGTCCTACCCTCCGGACTGTTACTAATTGCACTCAGGATGCTACAAGCAAAGGAAATGAGCAGTTGAAAAGATCAGGACAGGATAACTCAAGTGACTTCAACAAGAAGGCTAGACTGGATGATACAG CTATAGATGTCCAAAAAGACTCTACTGAAGCAAATCAAACAGTGACAACAAGGGCTTCAGGGGGAGTCAGTCCATCAAATGCAAGAGGCAGTAGAAATTGGCAGAAAGCTGACCAGGGAAGAGGCAGCTCTAGAAGAGATGCAGCAAATG ACGAGTCAAAGGAATCTTCATCGCCAGCGTCGCAAAGCAAGTCAACCGCAAGTTCGGCGCGTGCGAACTCTAAGGCACCGATCACCGCAAATTCCACTTCACTCATCCCAAGAAAAGCGACAATTTTAACTAGTGGGGGCAAAGCTGGGGCATCTTCGCTTCTATTCTCCTGCGGCAAGAGTTCCCCTCTGTACTTAGTCCCCGTAGAAAAGCTCCCACCCAAGCTGCTGGAACAGTTTATTAATCAAGGCAAAGGGGACGGCGTTAAAACGCGGAGCACGAGCTCTCCAAAGAAGGGGAACCAGGCGAAGCTAAGCTCGCAGGTTTTGGTGCTTATACCTTCATCGAGAGGAAACGAGACCCCGACAATTCAGACGCTGTCTTCGGAAGAGCAGTTAAAGATTGATGGCGGCAAGAAACCAATGTTGCTTCTTCCAGCAGACAAGGTTCCCAAATCTTTGGCTACCCTAGCGCCTTCAGCCCGTCGGAAAATGATGATTACAATGGGGACGCCCTCCAGCAATAGTGCAACGGTGTCGGCGCATGTTAATAAAGCAACTACAAGTTCGTCTTCCTTCG GTGACCAGAAAAGTGATGTGTCGTCTGTTACGCAGGCATCACGCGGACCGATAATGAGtgttaaagaaaacaattgtaCATCTGAAGGTAAAGATTCTTCCATAGCGAGCAGCTCCACACGTTCAAAGTCGTTAGTAAAGCATTCATCGCCTCTTAATACGCCTTTAGAAGTTAGGAAGCTAGAGACGTCCAAAGCAGAATCAAGGCCTAAGACAACTGGTGCTGATAAAACAATTTCGACAGACATCAACGAAACTGGTGTAGAATCGACGGGAAACAGCGCCTCTTCATCTGAATCAATGGCGTCATCTCCGTCAGATGCTAGGGAATCCACCGCACAGAGTGAACAAACACGTGAATCCTCTTCAAACGCAGATAACTTCAGCAGTCGGGATAACAGCCGCGAGCTTGAATTCTTGCCAAGCTTGTTGCCCAGCGACGTAGCATTAGACACTCTGCTTAAGGGTATCACAGGAGGTGCGCCTACCAGTGTCAGCAATGACATGATGCCTATTGATGTGTCAGAAATCATTCACAGTCTAGAAGACCTGCCGAATGAGCGTGCTTCTAGTAGCGAAACCGCTGACTTGTCACGTGACACCGTTACCATAGCTTCAGAGAGTGCCTGTGGTGATTCGGTTATTGCGACTGCAAGTGAGACGCCTCAAAGCGCTGGCGCTGATGGAGACTCCAGCTCCCGCTCCAGACGGCAGTCCCCAAGGAAACTACCCTCCAGCTCTGTACCAACGCCAGCGACATCACTGACTGAAGATATCCCTCAAACTTCATCAG GTGGCTTAGACGAGGAAGATGGCAGTCCCCCGCGAAAACGGCGCCGAGCGCCGGCCAGGGCCGCGGCTGAATCGTCTCCATTTGTCCGTGACAAAGGGTCACCTGGAAAGTGGCCACAAGGTTCCCTAAGCAATGTCAaagcaagaaaacaatga